TTGGGAATAAATGATAATGCCGCCAATGCTGAAGAGGATTTTAAAAAGAAACGGCGGCTCATCGACATGGCATTAGAATGGGAATGTTTCATCGTTAGCAATTAATTTGGTTAATGCCTTAGCAGGTCTCTCACTCAAATTTATGAAATTTCAACCAGTACCCCGGCATTGGCCTTTAAAATATTGGCTAATGAATGAGGTTGTAAATCTTATGTTTACGACATGGATCTGGAATGTGCAGGTTTGAAAAAACGACACTCACCCCTCCATTTTTAGTTTCCCTTACACAACAATTGATGGAATGGCAATGGGTTTTAGATAAACAGAAGTACAACGGCAATGACCACACCTGAGCCTGCGACTATCATTCCTTTCTTGAAGCTTTTTGCTTGGGGTTTGAACATCCACAGAGACGAGACGGCTAAAAAGAGTAGTAATATTCCAAAGACCGTGGCAAACAGGTGTGATGGATTTTGACTGACTGATTTATGAACTGAGTTCATCTTCGAAAGAATCGTAGGAAGTGCTTTGACCGTGTAACTGGTTATTCCGGTGGCCTTATTATAGGTGCCGTTGGCAAAATAATGCAGGTCACCTTCCGTTTTGATGATTTTGAAACCTCTCATATGTAACTCGCTGCCTAATGCCGCTTCGTCAAGATTTACGGGGAGTTTTCTCTCTACCGTTGTTTCCCTTTTCAGGAAATCGGTATCCCGGTAAACCAGAATGATTCCGCTGATGGAATAGATGAGGGTAAAGCCTAATACGAAATAGCCTACATAGCGATGCAACATTCGCATATAATAGTGGATGCTTCTTTTTTTCATTGTTCGGTGTTTAGTTGAGGTGAAACGTTGAATGGTTCAGAATTGTAGATCTTTTGCACTATTGTCTGAATGACATGTAATTGGATAAGGATTCCAGATGAAGGTTTAACTTAACGTCTCAATTTTTTCATCGATTCGCAGAGGAAGAGTGGATCGCTAACCGAATTTTGGAGAAATTTCTATTGTCTGGCGTCTTGTTACGAATGTTTATCTTATCGGAAACTTTGCTTTTTCTTCTTCCAGTTTTCCGGCCATGTATTCGGTAATGTCCATCCGGATGCGCCACTCTTTTGGATAGTTACTGTTGAAACGATTGCCCAGGTTTTTAGCCCATCCTAACGGAATATCCTGGTAGGTGAGTAGGTGCCAGCCGCGTTCTTTCGCTTCGGGCCGGATTTCATCGCGGTGCAGAAATTTGATGGCATCGTTCAGCGTTAATTCGATTTCGGGAAATGTGCCTCTTTGCAGGATGGGAGAAAGCGCTAGTTCGTGTACCGGAACGACCTCTTTCTTTTTCTGTTCCCCGATTTTGACGCCCGCGTGTACAATCCGCAGGCCTTTTTGCAGCCAGGTTAACACGGCAGCGTATTTCGAAGGAAAAGCAAACAGCGCTTCGTTCAGTTTGAATATGTCGAGATTATCGCCGGTAAGCCAGCCTTCAACCAGAGCTTTCTCACTACTTGATGCAACAGAGAAGGCAGCACTCTTCAGTTTTTTGGGTATGCGGGACGTTTCGCCGTCCAACTTGCGGACAACTGCCATGAAAAAGCCTTCTCCTTTGGTTTTATGCGGATAGAACCGGTAGCCCGAAAGCCCGGCTGCTTCTGTTTCGGTAACGCCCCAATCTGCTTTCACCGGAAGGGAAGTATTTTCGACTTCGGCAAATTCGTTCAACCATTTCAGGTTTTCTTCGTTTTCGCCCGGATTGTATGTACATGTGCTGTAAATGAGTACACCTCCGGGCTTCAATGCCGGCCAAACATCGGCGAGAATGCGCTGTTGTCGTTGGGCACAAAGCGTCGTATTCTCGGGCGACCATTCAGCGATGGCGTTTTCGTCGCGCCGGAACAGACCTTCGCCGGAGCATGGAGCATCTACGACCAGCACATCGAACTGACCTTCGAATGTGGCAAAGTCCTTCGGATCGTTGTTCGTGACTATAATATTGGGATTTCCCCACTTCTTCAGATTTTCGGAAAGAATAACTGCCCGGCTGCGGATGACTTCGTTGGAAACGAGCAGACTGTTTTCCGGAAGGAGAGAAACAATGTGAGTCGATTTACCACCCGGAGCACCGCATAAATCCAGCACTTTTAATGGCTCATTAGGCAATTGACAGAAAGCCTGTTCGAGAAACATGGAGCTGGCTTCCTGGACGTAATAGACACCGGCGTGTAAAAACGGGTCAAGCGTGTAGAAAGGACGTTCATCAAGATAGAAACCGGTTTGGCACCAGGGGACAGCTTTTCCGTTTACCGGATTTTTGCTTTTCGCTGAATTGACCCGGATGGAACTGACAGCTGCTTCCGAAAGCGATTGTTGAAATGCTTCGAATTCATCCCCCAACTGAGCTTGCATTCGTTGGGTAAAACTTTCGGGAAGTTGTGTTGCCATGGTCGTTCGATTTCCATTTAAAATTATGCAAAATTAGCTTTTTAAATCAGAGGGAAGTTCTAAATTGTGGCCCCGAAACGAAATATTTGAATCGTTTTCACGTTAGATAGTTGATAACATAAGCTAATTAAAAAAGCCGGTTTATCCGGTTACACGCTCGAAATCAGTATAAAATATGTCAGGTTTTAGTTTGAAATACAAGCTGGGACTCATCCCGGGTACGGCAAAAATTGATGCAAAGTGGAACAAGTTGCTGGGCATGCGCGATGAGCTGCAGGAATTGGAGCAATCGGACGAACTGGCTCGTTACCGTGAGCTGGATGCTGAACTAAAATCTGCTGAGTTCAGGGCCCGGAAAAAAGAGCTGACCCAATTGAAATTTGAAGGGAGCCATGAGCAAAAAATACTGAGTGAATTGGAACACTTAAGTCGTTCCAAGTCGATGAAACAGTATTTCAAAACATTGAGTTCAGAGAAACTGGCGCGCTTCAAAAAGATTGAAAAAGGCGACAAGCTGGCCCGGTTTAACGAACTCAAAGAAATTGTAACCACTCCAGAGTTTACCAAACGTCGGAAAGACGTGGAGAAGCTCCATTACAATAATTCTCCCGAAGCTGCCAAACGAAAGGAGTTTGAGGCGTTGAAAAATGATAAGCGACTGAAATCGTATTACAACACGCTCGCTTCCGACAGTTATCGGTTGTATATGAAAGCGGAGGAGAGTGGAGAGAAGCCTTCGGACCCAAATGAGATTAAGCGTTACGAGAAATTTCTCGCATCGGGTGAGTACAGTAACCTGAAAACGGTTGAGAAACAGAATCTGACTCAGCGCTATGAAGAGTTGCGCGGAGAGGTGCAGTCGGATGAGTTCCTGGAAAGAGAGAAATTTCTGAAAAATAGTAAGCGCTATCAAACTACCGGTGATTACCGTTTGCTGGCGGAATATGAAAAATTAAGCAAAGATCCGGAAATCAAATTTTACCATAAGTTCAGCAAATCAGGCGAATATCTCAATTATCAGCGGGTGCACGATTCGAAGGAACTTGAGCGGCTGAACGAGTTGGAAGACCTGGTGAAAGACGAAGGTTTCCGGGAGCGGGTTGCCTTCCTGAAAGACAAGAAGCGCTATGAGAAATCGGAAGACTTTAAGCTGGAGCAGGAATTGGCTAAGCTGAAGAACAGTGAGCTGATTAAGAAATATTTTGCTTTGCATAAAGCGAGAGAGCTCAATTTTTTCGATAAGTGGCAAGTCGCTTTCGATGATGAGTTTACCCGCGACGGCGTTAACTTCGAGCGTTGGAATTCAGGGATTTATCCTGGTAAGGAAGTTTTTGGAAACAACTACTCGCAAGCTGATGAGTTGCAATGCCTGAACGGTGAAGAGAATCTCCAGGTACATGGCGGAATTTTATCGATTGTTACCCGTAAGGAAGAGTCGAAAGGAATGCGTTGGAATCCACAGTACGGATTGATTCCTGCAGAATTCCAATATACCTCTTCGATGTTGAATACCGGCAACAGTTTCCGGATAAAACAAGGTATTATAGAGGCGAAGATACGCGTGAATCCGTGTGCCGAGATTGTGTCGGCTTTCTCGTTGAAAGGCGACGGAGCGTTTCCGCAGATCGATATTCTGCGCAGTGGCAAAAATGAGGTGAGCATGGGAGTTATCCGCGAAATTAAAGGAGAACCGGTTTGGCAACATCAAACGATTACCGGATTGAACTTTAAGAAGTTTCACGTATATCGACTCGAATGGGACGGACAAACACTAACGTGGAAAATCAACAATGCCGTGGTTCATCAGAGCAAGGTTGATTCTTCGTTTGATAATATGTTCCTGAATCTCCTTTCGAGCGTGCACGAGGAAGTGCATCACCAAAATCTACCACATTACTTTGAGGTGGATTGGGTAAGATGCCTCGTGCCTCAGGCCGGGAATAATTAGAACGCGCCACATTTCAGAAAAATACAGACAGGTCACTTTTATAGAAAACAAAA
This Prolixibacter sp. NT017 DNA region includes the following protein-coding sequences:
- a CDS encoding family 16 glycosylhydrolase, whose translation is MSGFSLKYKLGLIPGTAKIDAKWNKLLGMRDELQELEQSDELARYRELDAELKSAEFRARKKELTQLKFEGSHEQKILSELEHLSRSKSMKQYFKTLSSEKLARFKKIEKGDKLARFNELKEIVTTPEFTKRRKDVEKLHYNNSPEAAKRKEFEALKNDKRLKSYYNTLASDSYRLYMKAEESGEKPSDPNEIKRYEKFLASGEYSNLKTVEKQNLTQRYEELRGEVQSDEFLEREKFLKNSKRYQTTGDYRLLAEYEKLSKDPEIKFYHKFSKSGEYLNYQRVHDSKELERLNELEDLVKDEGFRERVAFLKDKKRYEKSEDFKLEQELAKLKNSELIKKYFALHKARELNFFDKWQVAFDDEFTRDGVNFERWNSGIYPGKEVFGNNYSQADELQCLNGEENLQVHGGILSIVTRKEESKGMRWNPQYGLIPAEFQYTSSMLNTGNSFRIKQGIIEAKIRVNPCAEIVSAFSLKGDGAFPQIDILRSGKNEVSMGVIREIKGEPVWQHQTITGLNFKKFHVYRLEWDGQTLTWKINNAVVHQSKVDSSFDNMFLNLLSSVHEEVHHQNLPHYFEVDWVRCLVPQAGNN
- a CDS encoding rRNA methyltransferase, producing the protein MATQLPESFTQRMQAQLGDEFEAFQQSLSEAAVSSIRVNSAKSKNPVNGKAVPWCQTGFYLDERPFYTLDPFLHAGVYYVQEASSMFLEQAFCQLPNEPLKVLDLCGAPGGKSTHIVSLLPENSLLVSNEVIRSRAVILSENLKKWGNPNIIVTNNDPKDFATFEGQFDVLVVDAPCSGEGLFRRDENAIAEWSPENTTLCAQRQQRILADVWPALKPGGVLIYSTCTYNPGENEENLKWLNEFAEVENTSLPVKADWGVTETEAAGLSGYRFYPHKTKGEGFFMAVVRKLDGETSRIPKKLKSAAFSVASSSEKALVEGWLTGDNLDIFKLNEALFAFPSKYAAVLTWLQKGLRIVHAGVKIGEQKKKEVVPVHELALSPILQRGTFPEIELTLNDAIKFLHRDEIRPEAKERGWHLLTYQDIPLGWAKNLGNRFNSNYPKEWRIRMDITEYMAGKLEEEKAKFPIR